A stretch of the Takifugu flavidus isolate HTHZ2018 chromosome 1, ASM371156v2, whole genome shotgun sequence genome encodes the following:
- the LOC130529509 gene encoding ATP-binding cassette sub-family C member 4-like isoform X2, with translation MEALRKEGKDNPSASANLLSKIFFCWLNPLFRLGYKRKLEEDDMYKVLPEDASARLGEELQGYWDRELQQAAKDLRSPELAKVLVQCFWRPYSLIGAYMLVEEIIRIIQPVLLGQIIWFFESYGSTGTARVHDAYMYAAGISVLTFALTVLHHLYFYHVQRVGMKIRVALCHMIYRKALCLNSRAFAQTTTGQIVNLLSNDVNRFDEVTLYLHFLWISPLQVATVIILLLYVIGPSCLAGMSVLFILMPVQTVFGRLFSTLRAETAVLTDDRIRTMNEVISGIRVIKMYGWEKPFAALVNEVRRLEISKILKSSYLRGLNMASFFVASKIIIFITVCVYVLTGNELSAGTVFMAICLYGAVRLTITLFFPFAIEKLSESLISIRRIKNFLLLDEVDPQHQGLPVAEKKDCMVTIQDLSCYWDMMLEAPTLQNVSLSVKSEQLVAVIGPVGAGKSSLLSAILGELSQAAGAVKVKGELTYTSQQPWIFPGTIRSNILFGKPLNPLIYSRVLKACALKRDMELLPGGDLTMVGDRGANLSGGQKARVSLARAVYQDADIYLLDDPLSAVDAEVGRHLFEQCICGVLKKKPRILVTHQLQYLKAADEIVVLKEGHMVARGTYNELQGSGLDFTSLLKEEEGQEEEKQDPSTVSVCRGHHDNSVSSLSSLSSSQHSLFDVGESQAVVVHPPEEESRSEGNISLHLYVKYFRAGANFLVLLILICINALAHIAFVLQDWWLAYWASEQKRVNVTEHFNSSFPQQLDLDLYLGVYAGLTATSVVFGFLRCLLFFNVLVNSAQNLHDSMFNAILQTPVQFFDVNPIGRILNRFSKDIGYLDSLLPWSFVDFIQVFLQVIGVIAVAAVIIPWILIPVAPLLAIFLYLRCYFLQTSRDIKRLESTTRSPVFSHLSSTLHGLSTIRAFKVQQAFQQMFDEFQDIHSEAWFLFLTTSRWLAVRVDGICSVFVTTTAFACLYFRDELEPGSVGLALSYAMTLTGMFQWGVRQSAEIENMMTSVERVVEYAELESEAPWETDVRPPYDWPTRGCITFDRVNFSHGSSEPLVLKNLSVVFKPREKVGIVGRTGAGKSSLISALFRLAEPEGRILIDGFLTSEIGLHTLRQRMSIIPQDPVLFTGTVRKNLDPFRQHTDEDLWNALQEVQLKAVVEDLPNKLETVLAESGSNFSVGQRQLVCLARAILRKNRILIIDEATANVDPRTDSLIQQTIRDKFRECTVLTIAHRLNTIIDCDRILVLAAGRIQEYDRPYVLLQNRDGFFHQMVQQTGRAEAASLLHAAKQVYTNKKPMTDVRHAKDVRVIFETSL, from the exons ATGGAAGCTCTGCGGAAGGAGGGGAAGGATAATCCGTCGGCCTCTGCTAATCTGCTCTCCAAGATTTTCTTCTG CTGGCTGAATCCCTTGTTCAGACTGGGCTacaagaggaagctggaggaagatgacATGTATAAGGTTCTCCCCGAGGACGCATCAGCCAGACttggagaggagctgcaggg gtactgggacagagagctgcagcaggcagcGAAAGATCTGCGCTCACCTGAACTCGCCAAAGTTCTGGTTCAGTGTTTCTGGAGACCGTACTCCCTCATCGGAGCGTACATGCTTGTAGAG GAAATCATCAGGATCATTCAGCCGGTGCTGCTTGGGCAGATCATCTGGTTCTTCGAGAGTTACGGCTCCACCGGCACAGCTCGGGTCCACGACGCCTACATGTACGCTGCAGGCATCTCGGTGTTGACGTTCGCCCTCACTGTCCTTCACCATCTCTATTTCTACCACGTCCAGCGGGTCGGGATGAAGATCCGCGTGGCCCTGTGTCACATGATCTATCGGAAG GCTCTTTGTCTGAACAGCAGAGCGTTTGCCCAGACGACCACTGGACAGATCGTCAACCTCCTGTCCAACGACGTCAACAGATTTGATGAG GTCACCTTATATTTGCACTTTTTGTGGATTAGCCCTCTACAAGTAGCCACTGTCATAATATTGCTGCTGTACGTGATTGGACCATCATGCCTTGCGGGAATGTCCGTCCTGTTCATTCTGATGCCTGTACAGACTGTTTTTGGACGTCTGTTCTCCACTCTGAG GGCCGAAACGGCGGTTCTGACGGACGACAGAATCCGCACCATGAATGAAGTCATCTCCGGGATCCGGGTGATAAAGATGTACGGCTGGGAGAAGCCGTTTGCTGCGCTGGTCAATGAGGTCAGAAG ACTGGAAATTTCCAAGATCTTGAAAAGCTCCTACCTGCGGGGACTAAACATGGCCTCCTTCTTTGTGGCCAGCAagatcatcatcttcatcaccgtCTGCGTCTACGTGCTGACGGGAAATGAGCTGTCTGCCGGCACAGTCTTCATGGCCATCTGTCTGTACGGAGCCGTCAgactcaccatcactctcttCTTCCCCTTCGCCATCGAGAAGCTCTCAGAGTCTCTGATCAGCATCAGGAGGATTAAA AATTTTCTCCTGCTGGATGAGGTTGATCCTCAGCATCAAGGGCTTCCTGTGGCAGAGAAGAAAGACTGTATGGTGACCATTCAGGATTTATCGTGCTACTGGGACATG ATGCTTGAAGCTCCAACTTTACAGAATGTGTCACTATCAGTGAAATCAGAGCAGCTTGTGGCCGTAATTGGACCCGTTGGTGCTGGAAAG TCGTCTCTGCTCAGTGCTATACTGGGTGAGCTGAGTCAGGCGGCTGGTGCtgtgaaggtcaaaggtgagctgACTTACACTTCCCAGCAGCCTTGGATTTTCCCTGGAACGATTCGAAGCAACATCCTTTTCGGCAAACCACTCAACCCTCTGATTTACAGCCGAGTTCTGAAGGCCTGCGCCCTCAAGAGA GACATGGAACTGTTGCCAGGTGGCGATTTGACAATGGTTGGTGACAGAGGAGCTAATCTCAGCGGAGGGCAGAAGGCAAGAGTCAGCTTAGCAAG AGCCGTCTATCAGGATGCAGACATCTACCTGCTGGACGATCCTCTCAGCGCCGTGGACGCCGAGGTGGGACGACATCTCTTTGAACA GTGTATTTGTGGAGTGTTGAAGAAGAAGCCTCGTATCCTGGTGACTCACCAGCTCCAGTATCTGAAGGCTGCAGATGAAATTGTTGTCTTAAAGGAG GGTCACATGGTGGCACGGGGGACCTACAATGAATTGCAGGGCTCTGGACTCGATTTTACCTCATTgctcaaggaggaggagggacaagaggaggagaagcaggaccCCAGCACCGTCTCTGTGTGCCgtggtcaccatgacaactCGGTGTCATCTCTGTCGTCCCTTTCATCCTCCCAGCACTCTTTATTTGATGTTGGAGAATCTCAGGCAGTG GTAGTGCATCCACCAGAAGAAGAAAGCCGCTCAGAGGGAAACATCAGCCTGCATCTGTATGTCAAGTATTTCAGAGCAGGCGCTAACTTCCTGGTTCTCTTGATCCTGATTTGTATCAATGCACTAGCACAT attgCATTTGTGCTGCAGGACTGGTGGCTTGCTTATTG GGCCTCTGAACAGAAGCGCGTCAATGTGACAGAGCACTTCAATAGCAGCTTCCCTCAGCAGCTGGACCTTGACCTGTACCTAGGTGTTTACGCAG GTTTAACAGCTACTTCTGTTGTATTTGGATTCCTTCGTTGTTTGCTCTTCTTCAACGTCCTTGTGAACTCGGCTCAAAATCTACATGACAGCATGTTCAACGCCATCCTGCAGACCCCAGTTCAGTTTTTTGACGTCAACCCTATCG GAAGGATCCTCAACAGGTTTTCAAAGGACATTGGTTACCTGGACTCTCTGCTCCCATGGTCGTTTGTGGACTTTATCCAG GTGTTCCTCCAAGTCATCGGAGTTATTGCCGTAGCTGCTGTCATCATCCCCTGGATCCTTATCCCAGTTGCTCCCCTTCTTGCCATCTTCCTGTATCTGCGATGCTACTTCCTGCAGACCTCAAGGGACATCAAGCGGCTAGAGTCTACAa CTCGGAGTCCTGTCTTCTCCCATCTTTCGTCCACCCTCCATGGCCTGAGCACCATCCGTGCATTCAAGGTTCAGCAGGCTTTTCAGCAAATGTTTGATGAGTTTCAGGATATTCACTCTG AGGCCTGGTTCCTATTCTTGACCACTTCCCGCTGGCTCGCTGTGCGTGTTGATGGCATTTGCTCCGTTTTTGTCACCACCACAGCTTTTGCCTGCCTCTACTTCAGGGACG AGCTGGAACCAGGTTCTGTTGGTCTGGCGCTGTCTTACGCCATGACTCTTACTGGCATGTTTCAGTGGGGCGTCAGGCAGAGTGCAGAGATTGAGAACATG ATGACATCAGTGGAGAGAGTGGTAGAGTATGCAGAGCTGGAGAGTGAAGCACCCTGGGAGACGGATGTGCGGCCTCCGTACGACTGGCCCACGAGAGGCTGCATCACCTTCGACAGAGTCAACTTCTCCCACGGCTCCAGCGAGCCTCTGGTCCTGAAGAACCTGAGTGTTGTCTTCAAACCCAGAGAAAAG GTTGGCATCGTCGGGCGGACCGGAGCCGGTAAAAGCTCCCTGATCTCTGCCCTGTTCCGACTGGCTGAGCCCGAGGGAAGAATCCTTATTGATGGTTTCCTGACTTCGGAGATCGGTCTGCACACCCTGCGCCAGAGAATGTCCATCATCCCACAG GACCCAGTTCTCTTCACGGGCACCGTGAGGAAGAATCTGGACCCTTTCAGGCAGCACACAGATGAGGACCTGTGGAATGCACTCCAAGAG gtgcagctgaaggCCGTGGTGGAGGACCTGCCCAATAAGTTGGAGACAGTGCTCGCTGAGTCAGGCTCAAACTTCAGTGTGGGTCAGAGGCAACTGGTGTGCCTGGCCAGGGCTATCCTCCGGAAGAACCGCATCCTCATCATCGACGAGGCCACAGCAAATGTGGACCCAAG GACAGACAGCCTTATCCAGCAAACTATCCGGGACAAGTTTAGAGAGTGCACAGTCCTGACCATCGCTCACAGACTTAACACCATCATCGACTGTGATAGAATCCTG
- the LOC130529509 gene encoding ATP-binding cassette sub-family C member 4-like isoform X3, with protein sequence MRAETAVLTDDRIRTMNEVISGIRVIKMYGWEKPFAALVNEVRRLEISKILKSSYLRGLNMASFFVASKIIIFITVCVYVLTGNELSAGTVFMAICLYGAVRLTITLFFPFAIEKLSESLISIRRIKNFLLLDEVDPQHQGLPVAEKKDCMVTIQDLSCYWDMMLEAPTLQNVSLSVKSEQLVAVIGPVGAGKSSLLSAILGELSQAAGAVKVKGELTYTSQQPWIFPGTIRSNILFGKPLNPLIYSRVLKACALKRVGLVPFAGGDLTMVGDRGANLSGGQKARVSLARAVYQDADIYLLDDPLSAVDAEVGRHLFEQCICGVLKKKPRILVTHQLQYLKAADEIVVLKEGHMVARGTYNELQGSGLDFTSLLKEEEGQEEEKQDPSTVSVCRGHHDNSVSSLSSLSSSQHSLFDVGESQAVVVHPPEEESRSEGNISLHLYVKYFRAGANFLVLLILICINALAHIAFVLQDWWLAYWASEQKRVNVTEHFNSSFPQQLDLDLYLGVYAGLTATSVVFGFLRCLLFFNVLVNSAQNLHDSMFNAILQTPVQFFDVNPIGRILNRFSKDIGYLDSLLPWSFVDFIQVFLQVIGVIAVAAVIIPWILIPVAPLLAIFLYLRCYFLQTSRDIKRLESTTRSPVFSHLSSTLHGLSTIRAFKVQQAFQQMFDEFQDIHSEAWFLFLTTSRWLAVRVDGICSVFVTTTAFACLYFRDELEPGSVGLALSYAMTLTGMFQWGVRQSAEIENMMTSVERVVEYAELESEAPWETDVRPPYDWPTRGCITFDRVNFSHGSSEPLVLKNLSVVFKPREKVGIVGRTGAGKSSLISALFRLAEPEGRILIDGFLTSEIGLHTLRQRMSIIPQDPVLFTGTVRKNLDPFRQHTDEDLWNALQEVQLKAVVEDLPNKLETVLAESGSNFSVGQRQLVCLARAILRKNRILIIDEATANVDPRTDSLIQQTIRDKFRECTVLTIAHRLNTIIDCDRILVLAAGRIQEYDRPYVLLQNRDGFFHQMVQQTGRAEAASLLHAAKQVYTNKKPMTDVRHAKDVRVIFETSL encoded by the exons ATGAG GGCCGAAACGGCGGTTCTGACGGACGACAGAATCCGCACCATGAATGAAGTCATCTCCGGGATCCGGGTGATAAAGATGTACGGCTGGGAGAAGCCGTTTGCTGCGCTGGTCAATGAGGTCAGAAG ACTGGAAATTTCCAAGATCTTGAAAAGCTCCTACCTGCGGGGACTAAACATGGCCTCCTTCTTTGTGGCCAGCAagatcatcatcttcatcaccgtCTGCGTCTACGTGCTGACGGGAAATGAGCTGTCTGCCGGCACAGTCTTCATGGCCATCTGTCTGTACGGAGCCGTCAgactcaccatcactctcttCTTCCCCTTCGCCATCGAGAAGCTCTCAGAGTCTCTGATCAGCATCAGGAGGATTAAA AATTTTCTCCTGCTGGATGAGGTTGATCCTCAGCATCAAGGGCTTCCTGTGGCAGAGAAGAAAGACTGTATGGTGACCATTCAGGATTTATCGTGCTACTGGGACATG ATGCTTGAAGCTCCAACTTTACAGAATGTGTCACTATCAGTGAAATCAGAGCAGCTTGTGGCCGTAATTGGACCCGTTGGTGCTGGAAAG TCGTCTCTGCTCAGTGCTATACTGGGTGAGCTGAGTCAGGCGGCTGGTGCtgtgaaggtcaaaggtgagctgACTTACACTTCCCAGCAGCCTTGGATTTTCCCTGGAACGATTCGAAGCAACATCCTTTTCGGCAAACCACTCAACCCTCTGATTTACAGCCGAGTTCTGAAGGCCTGCGCCCTCAAGAGAGTAGGGCTCGTGCCTTTTGCTG GTGGCGATTTGACAATGGTTGGTGACAGAGGAGCTAATCTCAGCGGAGGGCAGAAGGCAAGAGTCAGCTTAGCAAG AGCCGTCTATCAGGATGCAGACATCTACCTGCTGGACGATCCTCTCAGCGCCGTGGACGCCGAGGTGGGACGACATCTCTTTGAACA GTGTATTTGTGGAGTGTTGAAGAAGAAGCCTCGTATCCTGGTGACTCACCAGCTCCAGTATCTGAAGGCTGCAGATGAAATTGTTGTCTTAAAGGAG GGTCACATGGTGGCACGGGGGACCTACAATGAATTGCAGGGCTCTGGACTCGATTTTACCTCATTgctcaaggaggaggagggacaagaggaggagaagcaggaccCCAGCACCGTCTCTGTGTGCCgtggtcaccatgacaactCGGTGTCATCTCTGTCGTCCCTTTCATCCTCCCAGCACTCTTTATTTGATGTTGGAGAATCTCAGGCAGTG GTAGTGCATCCACCAGAAGAAGAAAGCCGCTCAGAGGGAAACATCAGCCTGCATCTGTATGTCAAGTATTTCAGAGCAGGCGCTAACTTCCTGGTTCTCTTGATCCTGATTTGTATCAATGCACTAGCACAT attgCATTTGTGCTGCAGGACTGGTGGCTTGCTTATTG GGCCTCTGAACAGAAGCGCGTCAATGTGACAGAGCACTTCAATAGCAGCTTCCCTCAGCAGCTGGACCTTGACCTGTACCTAGGTGTTTACGCAG GTTTAACAGCTACTTCTGTTGTATTTGGATTCCTTCGTTGTTTGCTCTTCTTCAACGTCCTTGTGAACTCGGCTCAAAATCTACATGACAGCATGTTCAACGCCATCCTGCAGACCCCAGTTCAGTTTTTTGACGTCAACCCTATCG GAAGGATCCTCAACAGGTTTTCAAAGGACATTGGTTACCTGGACTCTCTGCTCCCATGGTCGTTTGTGGACTTTATCCAG GTGTTCCTCCAAGTCATCGGAGTTATTGCCGTAGCTGCTGTCATCATCCCCTGGATCCTTATCCCAGTTGCTCCCCTTCTTGCCATCTTCCTGTATCTGCGATGCTACTTCCTGCAGACCTCAAGGGACATCAAGCGGCTAGAGTCTACAa CTCGGAGTCCTGTCTTCTCCCATCTTTCGTCCACCCTCCATGGCCTGAGCACCATCCGTGCATTCAAGGTTCAGCAGGCTTTTCAGCAAATGTTTGATGAGTTTCAGGATATTCACTCTG AGGCCTGGTTCCTATTCTTGACCACTTCCCGCTGGCTCGCTGTGCGTGTTGATGGCATTTGCTCCGTTTTTGTCACCACCACAGCTTTTGCCTGCCTCTACTTCAGGGACG AGCTGGAACCAGGTTCTGTTGGTCTGGCGCTGTCTTACGCCATGACTCTTACTGGCATGTTTCAGTGGGGCGTCAGGCAGAGTGCAGAGATTGAGAACATG ATGACATCAGTGGAGAGAGTGGTAGAGTATGCAGAGCTGGAGAGTGAAGCACCCTGGGAGACGGATGTGCGGCCTCCGTACGACTGGCCCACGAGAGGCTGCATCACCTTCGACAGAGTCAACTTCTCCCACGGCTCCAGCGAGCCTCTGGTCCTGAAGAACCTGAGTGTTGTCTTCAAACCCAGAGAAAAG GTTGGCATCGTCGGGCGGACCGGAGCCGGTAAAAGCTCCCTGATCTCTGCCCTGTTCCGACTGGCTGAGCCCGAGGGAAGAATCCTTATTGATGGTTTCCTGACTTCGGAGATCGGTCTGCACACCCTGCGCCAGAGAATGTCCATCATCCCACAG GACCCAGTTCTCTTCACGGGCACCGTGAGGAAGAATCTGGACCCTTTCAGGCAGCACACAGATGAGGACCTGTGGAATGCACTCCAAGAG gtgcagctgaaggCCGTGGTGGAGGACCTGCCCAATAAGTTGGAGACAGTGCTCGCTGAGTCAGGCTCAAACTTCAGTGTGGGTCAGAGGCAACTGGTGTGCCTGGCCAGGGCTATCCTCCGGAAGAACCGCATCCTCATCATCGACGAGGCCACAGCAAATGTGGACCCAAG GACAGACAGCCTTATCCAGCAAACTATCCGGGACAAGTTTAGAGAGTGCACAGTCCTGACCATCGCTCACAGACTTAACACCATCATCGACTGTGATAGAATCCTG
- the LOC130529509 gene encoding ATP-binding cassette sub-family C member 4-like isoform X1 produces MEALRKEGKDNPSASANLLSKIFFCWLNPLFRLGYKRKLEEDDMYKVLPEDASARLGEELQGYWDRELQQAAKDLRSPELAKVLVQCFWRPYSLIGAYMLVEEIIRIIQPVLLGQIIWFFESYGSTGTARVHDAYMYAAGISVLTFALTVLHHLYFYHVQRVGMKIRVALCHMIYRKALCLNSRAFAQTTTGQIVNLLSNDVNRFDEVTLYLHFLWISPLQVATVIILLLYVIGPSCLAGMSVLFILMPVQTVFGRLFSTLRAETAVLTDDRIRTMNEVISGIRVIKMYGWEKPFAALVNEVRRLEISKILKSSYLRGLNMASFFVASKIIIFITVCVYVLTGNELSAGTVFMAICLYGAVRLTITLFFPFAIEKLSESLISIRRIKNFLLLDEVDPQHQGLPVAEKKDCMVTIQDLSCYWDMMLEAPTLQNVSLSVKSEQLVAVIGPVGAGKSSLLSAILGELSQAAGAVKVKGELTYTSQQPWIFPGTIRSNILFGKPLNPLIYSRVLKACALKRVGLVPFAGGDLTMVGDRGANLSGGQKARVSLARAVYQDADIYLLDDPLSAVDAEVGRHLFEQCICGVLKKKPRILVTHQLQYLKAADEIVVLKEGHMVARGTYNELQGSGLDFTSLLKEEEGQEEEKQDPSTVSVCRGHHDNSVSSLSSLSSSQHSLFDVGESQAVVVHPPEEESRSEGNISLHLYVKYFRAGANFLVLLILICINALAHIAFVLQDWWLAYWASEQKRVNVTEHFNSSFPQQLDLDLYLGVYAGLTATSVVFGFLRCLLFFNVLVNSAQNLHDSMFNAILQTPVQFFDVNPIGRILNRFSKDIGYLDSLLPWSFVDFIQVFLQVIGVIAVAAVIIPWILIPVAPLLAIFLYLRCYFLQTSRDIKRLESTTRSPVFSHLSSTLHGLSTIRAFKVQQAFQQMFDEFQDIHSEAWFLFLTTSRWLAVRVDGICSVFVTTTAFACLYFRDELEPGSVGLALSYAMTLTGMFQWGVRQSAEIENMMTSVERVVEYAELESEAPWETDVRPPYDWPTRGCITFDRVNFSHGSSEPLVLKNLSVVFKPREKVGIVGRTGAGKSSLISALFRLAEPEGRILIDGFLTSEIGLHTLRQRMSIIPQDPVLFTGTVRKNLDPFRQHTDEDLWNALQEVQLKAVVEDLPNKLETVLAESGSNFSVGQRQLVCLARAILRKNRILIIDEATANVDPRTDSLIQQTIRDKFRECTVLTIAHRLNTIIDCDRILVLAAGRIQEYDRPYVLLQNRDGFFHQMVQQTGRAEAASLLHAAKQVYTNKKPMTDVRHAKDVRVIFETSL; encoded by the exons ATGGAAGCTCTGCGGAAGGAGGGGAAGGATAATCCGTCGGCCTCTGCTAATCTGCTCTCCAAGATTTTCTTCTG CTGGCTGAATCCCTTGTTCAGACTGGGCTacaagaggaagctggaggaagatgacATGTATAAGGTTCTCCCCGAGGACGCATCAGCCAGACttggagaggagctgcaggg gtactgggacagagagctgcagcaggcagcGAAAGATCTGCGCTCACCTGAACTCGCCAAAGTTCTGGTTCAGTGTTTCTGGAGACCGTACTCCCTCATCGGAGCGTACATGCTTGTAGAG GAAATCATCAGGATCATTCAGCCGGTGCTGCTTGGGCAGATCATCTGGTTCTTCGAGAGTTACGGCTCCACCGGCACAGCTCGGGTCCACGACGCCTACATGTACGCTGCAGGCATCTCGGTGTTGACGTTCGCCCTCACTGTCCTTCACCATCTCTATTTCTACCACGTCCAGCGGGTCGGGATGAAGATCCGCGTGGCCCTGTGTCACATGATCTATCGGAAG GCTCTTTGTCTGAACAGCAGAGCGTTTGCCCAGACGACCACTGGACAGATCGTCAACCTCCTGTCCAACGACGTCAACAGATTTGATGAG GTCACCTTATATTTGCACTTTTTGTGGATTAGCCCTCTACAAGTAGCCACTGTCATAATATTGCTGCTGTACGTGATTGGACCATCATGCCTTGCGGGAATGTCCGTCCTGTTCATTCTGATGCCTGTACAGACTGTTTTTGGACGTCTGTTCTCCACTCTGAG GGCCGAAACGGCGGTTCTGACGGACGACAGAATCCGCACCATGAATGAAGTCATCTCCGGGATCCGGGTGATAAAGATGTACGGCTGGGAGAAGCCGTTTGCTGCGCTGGTCAATGAGGTCAGAAG ACTGGAAATTTCCAAGATCTTGAAAAGCTCCTACCTGCGGGGACTAAACATGGCCTCCTTCTTTGTGGCCAGCAagatcatcatcttcatcaccgtCTGCGTCTACGTGCTGACGGGAAATGAGCTGTCTGCCGGCACAGTCTTCATGGCCATCTGTCTGTACGGAGCCGTCAgactcaccatcactctcttCTTCCCCTTCGCCATCGAGAAGCTCTCAGAGTCTCTGATCAGCATCAGGAGGATTAAA AATTTTCTCCTGCTGGATGAGGTTGATCCTCAGCATCAAGGGCTTCCTGTGGCAGAGAAGAAAGACTGTATGGTGACCATTCAGGATTTATCGTGCTACTGGGACATG ATGCTTGAAGCTCCAACTTTACAGAATGTGTCACTATCAGTGAAATCAGAGCAGCTTGTGGCCGTAATTGGACCCGTTGGTGCTGGAAAG TCGTCTCTGCTCAGTGCTATACTGGGTGAGCTGAGTCAGGCGGCTGGTGCtgtgaaggtcaaaggtgagctgACTTACACTTCCCAGCAGCCTTGGATTTTCCCTGGAACGATTCGAAGCAACATCCTTTTCGGCAAACCACTCAACCCTCTGATTTACAGCCGAGTTCTGAAGGCCTGCGCCCTCAAGAGAGTAGGGCTCGTGCCTTTTGCTG GTGGCGATTTGACAATGGTTGGTGACAGAGGAGCTAATCTCAGCGGAGGGCAGAAGGCAAGAGTCAGCTTAGCAAG AGCCGTCTATCAGGATGCAGACATCTACCTGCTGGACGATCCTCTCAGCGCCGTGGACGCCGAGGTGGGACGACATCTCTTTGAACA GTGTATTTGTGGAGTGTTGAAGAAGAAGCCTCGTATCCTGGTGACTCACCAGCTCCAGTATCTGAAGGCTGCAGATGAAATTGTTGTCTTAAAGGAG GGTCACATGGTGGCACGGGGGACCTACAATGAATTGCAGGGCTCTGGACTCGATTTTACCTCATTgctcaaggaggaggagggacaagaggaggagaagcaggaccCCAGCACCGTCTCTGTGTGCCgtggtcaccatgacaactCGGTGTCATCTCTGTCGTCCCTTTCATCCTCCCAGCACTCTTTATTTGATGTTGGAGAATCTCAGGCAGTG GTAGTGCATCCACCAGAAGAAGAAAGCCGCTCAGAGGGAAACATCAGCCTGCATCTGTATGTCAAGTATTTCAGAGCAGGCGCTAACTTCCTGGTTCTCTTGATCCTGATTTGTATCAATGCACTAGCACAT attgCATTTGTGCTGCAGGACTGGTGGCTTGCTTATTG GGCCTCTGAACAGAAGCGCGTCAATGTGACAGAGCACTTCAATAGCAGCTTCCCTCAGCAGCTGGACCTTGACCTGTACCTAGGTGTTTACGCAG GTTTAACAGCTACTTCTGTTGTATTTGGATTCCTTCGTTGTTTGCTCTTCTTCAACGTCCTTGTGAACTCGGCTCAAAATCTACATGACAGCATGTTCAACGCCATCCTGCAGACCCCAGTTCAGTTTTTTGACGTCAACCCTATCG GAAGGATCCTCAACAGGTTTTCAAAGGACATTGGTTACCTGGACTCTCTGCTCCCATGGTCGTTTGTGGACTTTATCCAG GTGTTCCTCCAAGTCATCGGAGTTATTGCCGTAGCTGCTGTCATCATCCCCTGGATCCTTATCCCAGTTGCTCCCCTTCTTGCCATCTTCCTGTATCTGCGATGCTACTTCCTGCAGACCTCAAGGGACATCAAGCGGCTAGAGTCTACAa CTCGGAGTCCTGTCTTCTCCCATCTTTCGTCCACCCTCCATGGCCTGAGCACCATCCGTGCATTCAAGGTTCAGCAGGCTTTTCAGCAAATGTTTGATGAGTTTCAGGATATTCACTCTG AGGCCTGGTTCCTATTCTTGACCACTTCCCGCTGGCTCGCTGTGCGTGTTGATGGCATTTGCTCCGTTTTTGTCACCACCACAGCTTTTGCCTGCCTCTACTTCAGGGACG AGCTGGAACCAGGTTCTGTTGGTCTGGCGCTGTCTTACGCCATGACTCTTACTGGCATGTTTCAGTGGGGCGTCAGGCAGAGTGCAGAGATTGAGAACATG ATGACATCAGTGGAGAGAGTGGTAGAGTATGCAGAGCTGGAGAGTGAAGCACCCTGGGAGACGGATGTGCGGCCTCCGTACGACTGGCCCACGAGAGGCTGCATCACCTTCGACAGAGTCAACTTCTCCCACGGCTCCAGCGAGCCTCTGGTCCTGAAGAACCTGAGTGTTGTCTTCAAACCCAGAGAAAAG GTTGGCATCGTCGGGCGGACCGGAGCCGGTAAAAGCTCCCTGATCTCTGCCCTGTTCCGACTGGCTGAGCCCGAGGGAAGAATCCTTATTGATGGTTTCCTGACTTCGGAGATCGGTCTGCACACCCTGCGCCAGAGAATGTCCATCATCCCACAG GACCCAGTTCTCTTCACGGGCACCGTGAGGAAGAATCTGGACCCTTTCAGGCAGCACACAGATGAGGACCTGTGGAATGCACTCCAAGAG gtgcagctgaaggCCGTGGTGGAGGACCTGCCCAATAAGTTGGAGACAGTGCTCGCTGAGTCAGGCTCAAACTTCAGTGTGGGTCAGAGGCAACTGGTGTGCCTGGCCAGGGCTATCCTCCGGAAGAACCGCATCCTCATCATCGACGAGGCCACAGCAAATGTGGACCCAAG GACAGACAGCCTTATCCAGCAAACTATCCGGGACAAGTTTAGAGAGTGCACAGTCCTGACCATCGCTCACAGACTTAACACCATCATCGACTGTGATAGAATCCTG